A single region of the Grus americana isolate bGruAme1 chromosome 3, bGruAme1.mat, whole genome shotgun sequence genome encodes:
- the WTAP gene encoding pre-mRNA-splicing regulator WTAP isoform X3, whose amino-acid sequence MTNEEPLPKKVRLSEADFKVLPRDELILRWKQYEAYVQALEGKYTDLNSNDVTGLRESEEKLKQQQQESARRENILVMRLATKEQEMQECTNQIQYLKQVQQPSVAQLRSTMVDPAINLFFLKMKGELEQTKDKLEQAQNELSAWKFTPDRGLMASDCSEEMAIFEKSLF is encoded by the exons ATGACGAATGAAGAACCTCTCCCAAAGAAG GTTCGCCTTAGTGAAGCAGATTTTAAGGTTTTACCTAGAGATGAGCTCATCCTAAG GTGGAAACAGTATGAAGCATATGTGCAAGCTCTGGAGGGCAAGTACACAGACCTTAATT CTAATGATGTGACGGGATTGAGAGAATCTGAAGAGAAGTtgaaacagcaacagcaagagTCTGCCCgaagagaaaatattctggTGATGAGGCTGGCAACTAAGGAACAGGAGATGCAAGAGTGTACT AATCAGATTCAGTACCTCAAGCAAGTCCAGCAGCCTAGTGTTGCCCAACTGCGATCAACAATGGTGGACCCAGCCATCAACttgtttttcctaaaaatgAAAGGTGAACTGGAACAGACTAAAGACAAACTGGAACAAGCCCAAAATGAACTGAGTGCCTGGAAATTTACGCCTGATag AGGCCTGATGGCGTCGGACTGTTCTGAAGAAATGGCCATCTTcgaaaaaagtcttttctag